One window from the genome of Jiangella alba encodes:
- a CDS encoding serpin family protein has product MRLVTELDPADTGAVASSVNQFGFDLLAQVGDGTQNTVTSPVSAAALLAMVLAGAGGRTADEMAAVLHLDDSRDVRVGALLRDLADTDDVTLSVANALWARDGYPFEANYLAFARDSFGATVDDADLGSQETADEIDSWVREQTEDRIDGIAADLGLPSGDAVLVLLNAVYFLGTWTTQFDPADTRDGGFRLSDGSTATVPLMHRTEVSVPVVQRDGYRMLRLPYGEDERYAMEILLPDEDVPLPRLLGSLDAVEWADAVAALQPAKIGDLALPRFELQWKADLNDPLRALGMNSAFDGGDFTPMSPENPFLGPVVQKTYLRVDEAGTEAAAVTGGVMLESAGQSFRADRPFAFTISDTQTGAIVFLGAVTDPRG; this is encoded by the coding sequence CTGCGACTGGTCACCGAGCTCGACCCGGCCGACACCGGCGCCGTCGCGTCGTCGGTCAACCAGTTCGGCTTCGACCTGCTGGCCCAGGTCGGCGACGGCACCCAGAACACCGTCACGTCGCCGGTGTCGGCGGCCGCGCTGCTGGCCATGGTGCTGGCCGGGGCCGGCGGCCGGACGGCGGACGAGATGGCCGCCGTCCTGCACCTCGACGACTCCCGCGACGTCCGGGTCGGCGCCCTGCTGCGCGACCTGGCCGACACCGACGACGTCACACTGTCCGTCGCCAACGCGCTGTGGGCGCGCGACGGGTACCCGTTCGAGGCGAACTACCTCGCCTTCGCCCGCGACTCCTTCGGCGCCACCGTCGACGACGCCGACCTCGGGTCCCAGGAGACGGCCGACGAGATCGACTCCTGGGTACGCGAACAGACCGAGGACCGCATCGACGGCATCGCCGCCGACCTCGGACTGCCCAGCGGCGACGCCGTCCTGGTGCTGCTGAACGCCGTTTACTTCCTCGGTACCTGGACCACGCAGTTCGACCCCGCCGACACCCGCGACGGCGGTTTCCGGCTCTCTGACGGGAGCACGGCGACGGTGCCGCTCATGCACCGCACCGAGGTCTCCGTCCCCGTCGTCCAGCGCGACGGCTACCGCATGCTCCGGCTGCCCTACGGCGAGGACGAACGCTACGCCATGGAGATCCTGCTCCCCGACGAGGACGTGCCGCTGCCGCGGCTGCTCGGGTCGCTGGACGCCGTGGAGTGGGCCGACGCCGTCGCCGCGCTCCAGCCGGCGAAGATCGGCGACCTCGCGCTGCCCCGGTTCGAGCTGCAATGGAAGGCCGACCTCAACGACCCGCTCCGTGCGCTCGGCATGAACAGCGCGTTCGACGGCGGTGACTTCACCCCGATGTCGCCGGAGAACCCGTTCCTCGGGCCGGTCGTGCAGAAGACGTACCTCCGGGTCGACGAGGCCGGCACCGAGGCGGCCGCCGTCACCGGCGGGGTGATGCTGGAGTCGGCCGGCCAGAGCTTCCGCGCCGACCGTCCGTTCGCGTTCACCATCTCCGACACCCAGACCGGCGCCATCGTCTTCCTCGGCGCGGTGACCGACCCGCGCGGCTGA
- a CDS encoding serpin family protein, producing the protein MSLPRVAGAALASALLLAGCGSAADDGADGSGGADAAPTSTRTADPGPAPRIDVVADLAPADAGTVAASVNQFGFDLLGQLSDGTENTVTSPVSVASLLAMVLAGAGGDTASAMAATLHLDDPRDVRVGALLDQLADTTDVTLAPANALWTQQGVPFEADYLSFVRDSFGATIDEADLGSQSTADDIDAWVRDATEDRIDGIAADLGLPDPDAALVLVNAVYFLGTWTTQFDPADTQTQAFTLPDASTADVPLMFLREQTLPFAQRDGYSVLRLPYGADGRYGMEILLPDDPAGLPQLLSSLDAAEWSAAVGALAPQELQTVAVPKFELEWDADLGDALTALGMGPAFQNADFRPMSAYPQTLDSVVHKTYIRVDEAGTEAAAVTGGVTRSSAGQSFRADRPFAFTISDTQTGAIVFLGAVTDPRG; encoded by the coding sequence ATGTCCCTGCCCCGCGTGGCCGGCGCGGCGCTCGCCAGCGCGTTGCTGCTGGCCGGCTGCGGTTCCGCGGCTGACGACGGGGCTGACGGCTCCGGCGGGGCGGACGCCGCACCCACGAGCACCCGCACCGCCGACCCGGGGCCGGCGCCGCGCATCGACGTCGTCGCCGACCTCGCGCCGGCCGACGCCGGCACCGTCGCGGCGTCGGTCAACCAGTTCGGCTTCGACCTGCTCGGGCAGCTGAGCGACGGCACCGAGAACACCGTCACCTCCCCCGTCTCGGTGGCGTCGCTGCTGGCCATGGTGCTGGCCGGGGCCGGCGGCGACACCGCCTCCGCCATGGCGGCGACACTGCACCTCGACGACCCTCGCGACGTCCGGGTCGGTGCGCTGCTCGACCAGCTGGCCGACACCACCGACGTCACGCTGGCGCCGGCCAACGCGCTGTGGACGCAGCAGGGCGTCCCGTTCGAGGCCGACTACCTGTCGTTCGTCCGCGACTCCTTCGGCGCGACCATCGACGAAGCCGACCTCGGGTCGCAGTCCACCGCCGACGACATCGATGCCTGGGTGCGCGACGCCACCGAGGACCGCATCGACGGCATCGCCGCCGACCTCGGGCTGCCCGACCCCGACGCGGCGCTGGTGCTCGTCAACGCGGTCTACTTCCTCGGCACGTGGACCACGCAGTTCGACCCCGCCGACACCCAGACGCAGGCGTTCACGCTGCCCGACGCCAGCACGGCCGACGTGCCGCTGATGTTCCTGCGCGAGCAGACGCTGCCGTTCGCCCAGCGCGACGGCTACTCCGTGCTTCGGCTGCCCTACGGCGCCGACGGCCGCTACGGCATGGAGATCCTGCTCCCCGACGACCCCGCCGGCCTGCCGCAGCTGCTCTCGTCCCTCGACGCCGCCGAGTGGTCGGCCGCCGTGGGCGCGCTGGCGCCGCAGGAGCTGCAGACCGTCGCGGTGCCGAAGTTCGAGCTCGAGTGGGACGCCGACCTCGGCGACGCGCTGACGGCGCTCGGCATGGGCCCCGCCTTCCAGAACGCCGACTTCCGGCCGATGTCGGCGTACCCGCAGACGCTCGACTCCGTCGTGCACAAGACCTACATCCGGGTCGACGAAGCCGGCACCGAGGCCGCGGCCGTCACCGGCGGCGTCACCCGCAGCTCGGCCGGCCAGAGCTTCCGCGCCGACCGTCCGTTCGCGTTCACCATCTCCGACACCCAGACCGGCGCCATCGTCTTCCTCGGCGCGGTGACCGACCCGCGCGGCTGA
- a CDS encoding cytochrome b has product MPDLTRHRLVTAVVGLADRHGRPARIRGPRRWTDLFVPLAVVSFLLVLVSGVLLAFWFEPSMRPVVYAGDYAPLRGVTMSEAYASTVRISMEVPGGLLVRQVHHWASLVFIAALSAHLLRVFLAGAFRGYRRLVWLILLALLVLSIAEAYLGHSLPDDLQSGTGLRVTEGYLLATPVVGTWLSWLVFGDEFPGDQIIGRLNTMHVWVLPVLIVGLGAAWALLAYRRWRAAPPVDGDPPRRYAVRMGGLALLVSGAIVAMSALVQVNPVWLWGPFDASQAPAGSRPPWYLGFLDGAVRLMPPWEVDVFGYTLTLSVLIPVMVLPGILMGTLALYPWFEQWATRDRRDPDVLDRPRDLPVRTALVAAFVAFYLVLWIAGATDVVATLLHVPLDPLVRFLQVAVVVVPPLAFWVTKRILLGLRLRDLDELRHGHATGIVVVSPEGGFSELHRPLTAQEAQRRAPREALVPAGAVAASDDNGVPNPRYRADRPRALASRFYFADLPGNRPVSGDVQVKEHG; this is encoded by the coding sequence ATGCCCGACCTGACGAGACACCGGCTGGTCACCGCGGTGGTCGGCCTGGCCGACCGGCACGGACGACCGGCCCGGATCCGCGGACCACGGCGGTGGACGGACCTGTTCGTCCCCCTGGCCGTGGTCAGCTTCCTGCTGGTGCTGGTGTCCGGAGTGCTGCTGGCGTTCTGGTTCGAGCCGTCCATGCGGCCGGTCGTCTACGCCGGCGACTACGCACCGCTGCGCGGCGTGACGATGTCCGAGGCGTACGCGTCGACGGTGCGCATCTCGATGGAGGTGCCGGGCGGCCTGCTGGTCCGCCAGGTGCACCACTGGGCGTCGCTGGTGTTCATCGCGGCGTTGTCGGCGCACCTGCTGCGGGTGTTCCTGGCCGGCGCGTTCCGCGGCTACCGGCGCCTCGTCTGGCTGATCCTGCTGGCGCTGCTGGTGCTGAGCATCGCCGAGGCGTACCTCGGCCACTCGCTGCCGGACGACCTGCAGTCCGGCACCGGCCTGCGGGTCACCGAGGGGTACCTGCTGGCCACGCCGGTCGTGGGCACCTGGCTGTCGTGGCTGGTGTTCGGCGACGAGTTCCCCGGCGACCAGATCATCGGGCGGCTGAACACGATGCACGTGTGGGTGCTGCCGGTGCTGATCGTGGGCCTGGGCGCCGCCTGGGCGCTGCTGGCGTACCGGCGGTGGCGGGCCGCACCGCCCGTCGACGGCGACCCGCCGCGCCGGTACGCCGTCCGCATGGGCGGGCTGGCGCTGCTGGTCTCCGGCGCGATCGTCGCGATGTCGGCGCTCGTGCAGGTCAACCCGGTCTGGCTGTGGGGGCCGTTCGACGCCTCGCAGGCGCCGGCCGGCAGCCGTCCGCCGTGGTACCTCGGGTTCCTCGACGGCGCGGTGCGGCTGATGCCGCCGTGGGAGGTGGACGTGTTCGGCTACACGCTGACGCTGAGCGTCCTGATCCCGGTCATGGTGCTGCCCGGGATCCTGATGGGGACGCTCGCGCTGTACCCGTGGTTCGAGCAGTGGGCCACCCGCGACCGCCGCGACCCCGACGTCCTCGACCGGCCCCGCGACCTGCCGGTGCGCACGGCCCTGGTGGCGGCGTTCGTCGCGTTCTACCTGGTGCTGTGGATCGCCGGCGCCACCGACGTCGTCGCCACGCTGCTGCACGTCCCGCTCGACCCGCTGGTCCGGTTCCTGCAGGTGGCCGTCGTGGTCGTGCCGCCGCTGGCGTTCTGGGTGACGAAGCGGATCCTGCTGGGGCTGCGGCTGCGCGACCTGGACGAGCTGCGGCACGGGCACGCCACCGGCATCGTCGTCGTCAGCCCCGAGGGCGGGTTCAGCGAGCTGCACCGGCCGCTGACGGCACAGGAGGCGCAGCGGCGAGCGCCACGCGAGGCGCTGGTGCCGGCCGGCGCCGTCGCGGCCTCCGACGACAACGGCGTCCCGAACCCGCGCTACCGCGCCGACCGGCCCCGGGCGCTCGCGTCGCGGTTCTACTTCGCCGATCTTCCCGGCAACCGACCCGTCTCCGGCGACGTCCAAGTGAAGGAGCATGGTTGA
- a CDS encoding SRPBCC family protein gives MAAQTTSSIVVAATPAAIMAVIADLEAYPEWTASVREVEVLTVYEDTGRPGEAKFVLDAGPIKDRYTLSYEWDGDDEVRWTLVEGGLIRELDGSYALAAVDDATTEVTYQLTVDVSIPMLGLMKRKAEKVIIDTALKELKKRVEGVDE, from the coding sequence ATGGCTGCGCAGACCACGTCGAGCATCGTCGTCGCCGCGACCCCGGCCGCGATCATGGCCGTGATCGCCGACCTCGAGGCGTACCCGGAATGGACCGCGTCGGTCCGCGAGGTCGAGGTGCTGACGGTCTACGAGGACACCGGGCGGCCGGGCGAGGCGAAGTTCGTCCTCGACGCCGGCCCCATCAAGGACCGCTACACGCTGTCCTACGAGTGGGACGGCGACGACGAGGTCCGGTGGACGCTGGTCGAGGGCGGGCTGATCCGCGAGCTGGACGGCTCGTACGCGCTGGCCGCCGTCGACGACGCGACCACCGAGGTGACGTACCAGCTGACGGTCGACGTCTCGATCCCGATGCTCGGGCTGATGAAGCGCAAGGCGGAGAAGGTCATCATCGACACGGCTCTGAAAGAGCTGAAGAAGCGGGTCGAGGGAGTGGACGAGTGA
- a CDS encoding ROK family glucokinase has product MSLTIGVDVGGTKIAAGVVDEKGVIGTRARRETPSHDPGAIVETIIEVTKELAAQHDVDAVGVGSAGFVDSARSRVLFAPNLAWRDIPVRDQVATATGLPTVVENDANAAAWGEFRFGAAEDVDDMILLTIGTGVGGGVVLDGKIYRGAHGIAAELGHMRLVPDGHLCGCGLRGCIEAYASGTALVREAREAASLPSAERLLERAGGDVQRITGPMVTELAQAGDELAIVLIAEVGRWLGEAMGSFTAVFDPATFVIGGGVSAAGDLLLSPAVEALRKNTTGAGHRPEPEVRVATLGNDAGVIGAADLARV; this is encoded by the coding sequence GTGAGCCTCACCATCGGGGTCGATGTCGGCGGCACCAAGATCGCGGCCGGCGTCGTGGACGAGAAGGGCGTCATCGGGACGCGGGCACGGCGCGAGACGCCGTCGCACGATCCCGGGGCGATCGTCGAGACGATCATCGAGGTGACCAAGGAGCTGGCCGCCCAGCACGACGTCGACGCCGTCGGCGTCGGGTCGGCCGGGTTCGTCGACTCCGCCCGCTCCCGCGTGCTGTTCGCGCCGAACCTCGCCTGGCGCGACATCCCGGTCCGCGACCAGGTCGCCACCGCGACCGGACTCCCGACCGTCGTCGAGAACGACGCCAACGCGGCCGCCTGGGGCGAATTCCGCTTCGGCGCCGCCGAGGACGTCGACGACATGATCCTGCTGACCATCGGCACCGGCGTCGGCGGCGGCGTGGTGCTCGACGGCAAGATCTACCGCGGCGCGCACGGCATCGCGGCCGAGCTCGGGCACATGCGGCTGGTGCCCGACGGCCACCTCTGCGGCTGCGGGCTGCGCGGCTGCATCGAGGCGTACGCCAGCGGCACCGCGCTGGTCCGCGAGGCGCGCGAGGCGGCCAGCCTGCCGTCGGCCGAGCGGCTGCTGGAGCGGGCCGGCGGCGACGTCCAGCGCATCACCGGCCCCATGGTCACCGAGCTGGCCCAGGCCGGCGACGAGCTGGCGATCGTGCTGATCGCGGAGGTCGGGCGCTGGCTGGGCGAGGCGATGGGCTCGTTCACGGCGGTCTTCGACCCGGCGACGTTCGTCATCGGCGGCGGCGTGTCCGCGGCCGGCGACCTCCTGCTCAGCCCGGCCGTCGAGGCGCTGCGCAAGAACACCACCGGCGCCGGTCACCGGCCGGAGCCGGAGGTGCGGGTGGCGACGCTCGGCAACGACGCCGGCGTCATCGGCGCGGCCGACCTCGCCCGGGTGTGA
- a CDS encoding endonuclease/exonuclease/phosphatase family protein: protein MTGIELRVVSYNVRGLRNDGAAVARVLRELDPDVVFIQELPRVVLWRGRAASFARRADLLYAAGGGSTGGTALFTAVRVDLREVQEHRLRRTPGLTRRGVVLARLEKDGVAFGAGSLHLGLDAGERARHLTDLTGLVNRLDLPATVLGGGLNEPPEASTWTRLASQYADAGASDPTPTYSVARPRRRVDGIFVRGAEVTSYRVVDTPDVRAASDHFPVVAELRLA, encoded by the coding sequence GTGACCGGCATCGAGCTGCGGGTCGTCAGCTACAACGTCCGCGGGCTGCGCAACGACGGCGCCGCCGTCGCGCGGGTGCTGCGGGAGCTGGACCCGGATGTCGTCTTCATCCAGGAGCTGCCCCGGGTCGTGCTGTGGCGCGGCCGGGCGGCGTCGTTCGCCCGCCGGGCCGACCTGCTGTACGCGGCTGGCGGCGGCTCGACCGGCGGGACGGCGCTGTTCACCGCCGTGCGGGTGGACCTGCGCGAGGTGCAGGAACACCGGCTGCGGCGCACGCCCGGCCTGACCCGCCGCGGCGTGGTGCTGGCCCGCCTGGAGAAGGACGGCGTCGCGTTCGGGGCCGGCTCGCTGCACCTCGGCCTGGACGCCGGCGAGCGGGCCCGGCACCTGACCGACCTCACCGGCCTGGTCAACCGCCTAGACCTGCCGGCGACGGTGCTCGGCGGCGGCCTCAACGAGCCGCCCGAGGCGTCGACGTGGACCCGGCTGGCCTCGCAGTACGCCGACGCGGGCGCCTCGGACCCGACGCCGACGTACTCGGTGGCGCGGCCGCGGCGGCGCGTCGACGGCATCTTCGTCCGCGGCGCCGAGGTGACCTCCTACCGCGTCGTCGACACCCCGGACGTGCGGGCGGCGAGCGATCACTTCCCGGTGGTGGCGGAGCTTCGGCTCGCCTGA
- a CDS encoding alpha/beta hydrolase, whose protein sequence is MLSEGEAVDSIEPYRHDAGPVGVLLCHGFTGSPASLRPWAEQLAGLGYSVELPRLPGHGTTWQDLNVTGWPDWYRRVERSLLDLAERCEQVVVAGLSMGGCLALRLAQEHGPLVQGLVLVNPVVTSADKRLLALPLLRLLRPSAAGLSGDIAMPGQDERAYDRTPLQALWSQTKLWQLVRRDLAMITQPLLLYRSADDHVVDATSAPVILSGVSSTDVAEVVLRRSYHVATLDYDAPEIFSGAAAFVDRVTSKRNRGLPR, encoded by the coding sequence ATGCTCTCTGAAGGCGAGGCGGTCGACTCGATCGAGCCGTACCGGCACGACGCCGGCCCCGTCGGCGTGCTGCTCTGCCACGGCTTCACCGGCTCGCCGGCCTCCCTGCGCCCCTGGGCCGAGCAGCTGGCCGGGCTCGGGTACAGCGTCGAGCTGCCGCGGCTGCCCGGCCACGGCACCACCTGGCAGGACCTCAACGTCACCGGCTGGCCCGACTGGTACCGCCGGGTCGAGCGGTCGCTGCTCGACCTCGCCGAGCGGTGCGAGCAGGTCGTCGTCGCCGGCCTGTCGATGGGCGGCTGCCTGGCGCTGCGGCTGGCGCAGGAGCACGGCCCGCTGGTGCAGGGGCTGGTCCTGGTCAACCCGGTCGTCACCAGCGCCGACAAGCGGCTGCTGGCGCTGCCGTTGCTGCGGCTGCTGCGCCCGTCGGCGGCGGGGCTGTCCGGCGACATCGCGATGCCCGGTCAGGACGAGCGGGCCTACGACCGCACCCCGCTGCAGGCGCTGTGGTCGCAGACGAAGCTGTGGCAGCTGGTCCGCCGCGACCTCGCCATGATCACCCAGCCGCTGCTGCTCTACCGCAGCGCCGACGACCACGTCGTCGACGCCACCAGCGCGCCGGTCATCCTCTCCGGCGTCTCGTCCACCGATGTCGCCGAGGTCGTCCTGCGCCGCAGCTACCACGTCGCCACCCTCGATTACGACGCGCCGGAAATCTTCTCCGGCGCCGCGGCGTTCGTCGACAGAGTGACGTCGAAGAGGAACCGAGGCCTGCCGCGATGA
- a CDS encoding lysophospholipid acyltransferase family protein has product MFYWLMKSVFLGPILRLIYRPWAEGVEHVPAEGGAILAGNHLTVVDSFFMPLVLDRKVSFLAKSDYFTERGVKGWFKRVFFGGMGNVPVDRSGGRASEAALRTAVQILESGELLGIYPEGTRSPDGRLYRGKTGVARMALEARVPVVPVAMIGTAEMQPAGRIIPKRMRPGIKFGPPLDFSRYYGMETDRHVLRSVTDEIMYALMELSGQEYVDVYAATVKARAADAKDA; this is encoded by the coding sequence GTGTTCTATTGGCTGATGAAGAGCGTCTTCCTCGGGCCGATCCTGCGGTTGATCTATCGGCCCTGGGCTGAGGGTGTGGAGCACGTCCCCGCCGAGGGCGGCGCGATCCTCGCGGGCAACCACCTCACCGTCGTCGACTCCTTCTTCATGCCGCTCGTTCTCGACCGTAAGGTCAGTTTCCTCGCCAAGAGCGACTATTTCACCGAACGCGGTGTCAAAGGGTGGTTCAAGCGCGTGTTCTTCGGCGGGATGGGCAATGTGCCGGTCGACCGCTCCGGCGGGCGGGCCAGCGAGGCGGCGCTGCGCACGGCCGTCCAGATCCTCGAGAGCGGCGAGCTGCTCGGCATCTACCCCGAGGGCACCCGCTCACCCGACGGCCGGCTCTACCGCGGCAAGACCGGCGTCGCCCGCATGGCGCTGGAGGCCCGCGTCCCCGTCGTCCCGGTGGCGATGATCGGGACGGCGGAGATGCAGCCGGCCGGGCGGATCATCCCCAAGCGCATGCGCCCGGGCATCAAGTTCGGGCCGCCGCTGGACTTCAGCCGCTACTACGGCATGGAGACCGACCGCCACGTGCTGCGGTCGGTCACCGACGAGATCATGTACGCGCTGATGGAGCTGTCCGGCCAGGAGTACGTCGACGTCTACGCGGCGACGGTGAAGGCGCGGGCCGCCGACGCGAAGGACGCCTGA
- a CDS encoding osmoprotectant NAGGN system M42 family peptidase — protein MKTLPIDEEYLRDVLLELLRTPSPSGRTDAVMQVVGDRLTDLGVRIRLTRRGVLRVTLPGEGAVGGASRAVVVHADTIGCMVKRLKENGRLEVVPVGTHSARFAEGAHVTVFTDDLSNLHTGTVLPLMSSGHNFGDAVDTQGVGWHQVEVRLDEPVGSRQDLLDLGLSVGDFVALDAAPQITPNGYVKARHLDDKAGVAACLAAVKALLDDGRTRPVTAHLLVTIGEEVGMGATHGLDEYVAELVAVDNAVVSEGQESREDTVNIGMLDSTGPFDYHLTRRLIGLCESNELPFRRDVYRFYRSDAAPAIESGLECRTALIGFGVDSSHGHERTHLDGIRRTAELLTAYLTSPLTFSEWDDRPTGALADFPSHSVQPAEPEPDRYPGRH, from the coding sequence ATGAAGACGCTGCCCATCGACGAGGAGTACCTGCGCGACGTCCTGCTCGAGCTGCTGCGCACGCCGAGCCCGTCGGGCCGCACCGACGCCGTCATGCAGGTCGTCGGCGACCGCCTGACCGATCTCGGCGTCCGCATCCGGCTGACCCGCCGCGGCGTGCTGCGAGTGACGCTGCCCGGCGAGGGCGCGGTCGGCGGGGCGAGCCGGGCGGTCGTCGTGCACGCCGACACCATCGGCTGCATGGTGAAGCGGCTCAAGGAGAACGGCCGGCTCGAGGTCGTGCCGGTCGGCACGCACAGCGCCCGGTTCGCCGAGGGCGCCCACGTCACCGTCTTCACCGACGACCTCAGCAACCTGCACACCGGCACGGTGCTGCCGCTGATGTCCAGCGGGCACAACTTCGGCGACGCCGTCGACACCCAGGGCGTCGGCTGGCACCAGGTCGAGGTGCGGCTGGACGAGCCGGTCGGGAGCCGGCAGGACCTCCTCGACCTCGGCCTGTCCGTCGGCGACTTCGTGGCGCTCGACGCCGCGCCGCAGATCACCCCCAACGGCTACGTCAAGGCGCGGCACCTCGACGACAAGGCCGGCGTCGCCGCCTGCCTGGCCGCCGTCAAGGCCCTCCTCGACGACGGCCGCACCCGCCCGGTCACGGCGCACCTGCTGGTGACCATCGGCGAGGAGGTCGGCATGGGCGCCACGCACGGCCTCGACGAGTACGTGGCCGAGCTGGTCGCCGTCGACAACGCCGTGGTCAGCGAGGGGCAGGAGTCGCGCGAGGACACCGTCAACATCGGCATGCTCGACTCCACCGGCCCGTTCGACTACCACCTGACGCGGCGGCTGATCGGGCTGTGCGAGAGCAACGAGCTGCCGTTCCGCCGCGACGTCTACCGCTTCTACCGCTCCGACGCCGCGCCGGCCATCGAGTCGGGCCTGGAGTGCCGCACCGCGCTGATCGGCTTCGGCGTCGACTCCAGCCACGGCCACGAGCGCACCCACCTCGACGGCATCAGGCGCACGGCCGAGCTGCTGACGGCGTACCTCACCAGCCCGCTGACGTTCAGCGAGTGGGACGACCGCCCCACCGGCGCGCTGGCCGACTTCCCCAGCCACAGCGTGCAGCCGGCCGAGCCCGAGCCCGACCGCTACCCCGGCCGGCACTGA
- a CDS encoding DUF885 domain-containing protein — MPANDVTQVADDYLRDLAELDPYAAQALGRTSSSLIEDLSPDAFARRHAVTARAAARLAAAEPSGFRERVLREALAERLASDVALYEAGFTTALLAPLATPVHWVRQTFDDLPGDDWDAIGRELARVPVALREYAATLTASADRGHVAARRQVLAVAAQCDGWVRDGFYPSLVTAQPALAGPAAAAAEATAGFAAFLRDDLLPRAGTRDGVGRERYEVTSAAFLGARIDVEETYAWGWSELAALTARARAVAASIVASGDVDDAVRALDADPSGVIDGVPALEAWLQQRVDETMDAVAGTHFDVPDRTRRVECRVTPSASGVMYYVPADPGLTRPGRVWWTLPDGVTRAHTWREVSTLHHEGVPGHHLQHAVTLGLDDLHPWQRSLCHVHGYAEGWAHYAEELADELGLVRTPGERLGMIFAQLWRAVRVVVDLGLHLDLPIPRGNGLVDGERWTPELGARLLVDVARVDPRTAAFEVDRYLGWPGQALAFRVGARLWRDARASSSLDPRRFHAAALGLGPVGLGPLRTLLSDLPPAP; from the coding sequence GTGCCCGCGAACGACGTGACCCAGGTGGCCGACGACTACCTCCGCGACCTCGCCGAGCTCGACCCGTACGCCGCGCAGGCGCTGGGCCGCACCTCGTCGTCGCTGATCGAGGACCTCTCGCCCGACGCGTTCGCGCGGCGGCACGCGGTGACGGCGCGGGCGGCGGCCCGGCTGGCCGCGGCCGAGCCGTCCGGGTTCCGGGAGCGTGTGCTGCGCGAGGCGCTGGCCGAGCGGCTGGCCAGCGACGTCGCGCTGTACGAGGCCGGCTTCACGACGGCGCTGCTGGCGCCGCTGGCGACGCCGGTGCACTGGGTCCGGCAGACGTTCGACGACCTGCCGGGCGACGACTGGGACGCGATCGGCCGCGAGCTGGCCCGGGTGCCGGTGGCGCTGCGGGAGTACGCGGCGACGCTGACGGCGTCGGCGGATCGCGGGCACGTGGCGGCCCGCCGGCAGGTGCTGGCCGTGGCCGCGCAGTGCGACGGCTGGGTGCGTGACGGTTTCTACCCGTCCCTGGTGACCGCGCAGCCGGCACTGGCCGGGCCGGCCGCCGCGGCGGCGGAGGCGACGGCGGGGTTCGCGGCGTTCCTGCGCGACGACCTGCTGCCGCGGGCCGGGACCCGCGACGGCGTCGGGCGCGAGCGGTACGAGGTGACGTCGGCGGCGTTCCTCGGCGCGCGGATCGACGTCGAGGAGACCTACGCGTGGGGCTGGTCCGAGCTGGCCGCGCTGACGGCCCGGGCGCGCGCCGTCGCCGCGTCCATCGTCGCCTCCGGTGACGTTGACGACGCGGTGCGGGCGCTGGACGCCGACCCGTCCGGTGTCATCGACGGCGTGCCCGCCCTGGAGGCGTGGCTCCAGCAGCGCGTCGACGAGACCATGGACGCCGTCGCCGGCACCCACTTCGACGTCCCGGACCGCACCCGCCGCGTGGAGTGCCGCGTCACCCCGTCCGCGTCGGGCGTCATGTACTACGTGCCGGCCGACCCGGGGCTGACCCGGCCCGGGCGGGTCTGGTGGACGCTGCCGGACGGCGTCACGCGGGCGCACACGTGGCGCGAGGTGTCGACGCTGCACCACGAGGGCGTCCCGGGGCACCACCTGCAGCACGCCGTCACGCTGGGGCTCGACGACCTGCATCCGTGGCAGCGGTCGCTGTGCCACGTGCACGGCTACGCCGAGGGCTGGGCGCACTACGCCGAGGAGCTGGCCGACGAGCTGGGGCTGGTGCGGACGCCGGGCGAGCGGCTCGGGATGATCTTCGCGCAGCTCTGGCGCGCCGTCCGCGTCGTCGTCGATCTGGGGCTGCACCTGGACCTCCCGATCCCGCGTGGCAACGGGCTGGTCGACGGCGAGCGGTGGACGCCGGAGCTGGGCGCCCGCCTGCTGGTGGACGTCGCGCGGGTGGACCCGCGGACGGCGGCGTTCGAGGTCGACCGGTACCTCGGCTGGCCGGGCCAGGCGCTGGCGTTCCGGGTCGGGGCCCGGCTGTGGCGCGATGCCCGCGCTTCGTCGTCGCTGGACCCGCGCCGCTTCCACGCCGCCGCGCTGGGGCTCGGGCCGGTGGGGCTCGGCCCGCTGCGGACGCTGCTCAGCGACCTGCCACCAGCTCCGTGA